In the genome of Coregonus clupeaformis isolate EN_2021a unplaced genomic scaffold, ASM2061545v1 scaf0572, whole genome shotgun sequence, one region contains:
- the LOC121546359 gene encoding immunoglobulin superfamily containing leucine-rich repeat protein 2, whose product MSPSYVFFLFLWSSVIGVGHGCPELCDCSDKYGRHFAECSYKDLVDIPEGLPPNVTTLSLSANKISLVVSGSFDNVTRVTSLWMANNEIVTIEPGTLAPLVQLRNFDVSHNKMVDFPWEDLHNLTALQLLKMNHNEMIRLPKDSFSNLKDLRSLRLNNNRFTTIAEGTFDGLISLSHLQLYNNPFICHCRINWLRDWILKTTISVPEQNYIVCDTPEQFRGEVIVKLSESKCMAPNVSITPEPNVDNTTLYEGTVLILNCEIKGNPKPEVIWKIHTNRQSVEYPLSTKDGELVESNESNEDSKMADDPFKMFNNGTLVIPRLSEKDNGNYSCSATNEFGKHDDSLSIVVIPKPPPPVGKVIDPPVIINREKIPSGLQPAIKTSLSNPFKPFNIDGKYNIFPTLPPSIEVDTERTEQVSRHPPRATRTCTLTSETQYISNQAFNGSLEDARQYTFDFGVIALGVSETEAKVRLNPLLLPKDDTDLRLSASEGFHSIHREPPERSAETRRALVDSGLYLCVTSDHRHSAIQWSRMEDGVNTYLFRDLRPGANYSLCLTYRGEDCEVQVLFTTRKRVPNLLIIIVVSICLLTVSTVPLLGATCFHLVYKYRNKTYKLIMKAKDHQHHMERNLVVNFNLRNSYAESQRQITASEMGEGEEGEWGSGGEGEREGDVEGSVVTESFTLSQYRGNLDECEVGSEYSDRLPLGAEAVNISGHYKEPHH is encoded by the coding sequence atgTCTCCTTCCTACGTGTTCTTCCTCTTCTTATGGAGCTCTGTTATTGGAGTCGGACACGGCTGCCCTGAACTATGCGACTGCTCCGACAAATACGGACGCCACTTCGCTGAATGCTCCTACAAAGACTTGGTTGACATCCCTGAAGGGTTGCCGCCCAACGTGACCACTCTGAGTCTCTCTGCCAACAAAATATCTTTGGTGGTGTCGGGCAGCTTCGACAACGTGACCCGAGTCACGTCCTTATGGATGGCCAATAACGAGATAGTCACCATCGAGCCAGGTACCCTGGCGCCCCTGGTCCAGCTGCGGAACTTTGATGTCAGTCACAACAAGATGGTGGACTTCCCTTGGGAGGATCTCCATAACCTCACAGCCCTGCAGCTGCTGAAGATGAACCACAATGAGATGATCCGTCTGCCTAAAGACTCCTTCTCTAACCTCAAGGACCTGAGGTCTCTCCGCCTCAACAACAACAGGTTCACCACTATAGCGGAGGGGACGTTTGACGGCCTGATCTCCCTGTCCCATCTACAGCTCTATAACAACCCGTTCATATGCCACTGTAGGATAAACTGGCTGAGGGATTGGATTCTAAAGACCACCATATCGGTTCCGGAACAGAACTATATTGTCTGTGACACTCCGGAGCAGTTTAGAGGAGAGGTGATCGTGAAACTGTCTGAGTCGAAGTGCATGGCCCCTAATGTTAGCATAACGCCTGAGCCTAACGTTGACAATACAACGCTCTATGAAGGCACAGTGTTGATCCTGAACTGTGAGATCAAAGGGAACCCAAAGCCAGAGGTTATCTGGAAAATCCACACAAACCGCCAAAGCGTAGAGTACCCTCTGTCAACCAAAGATGGAGAATTAGTAGAATCCAATGAATCTAATGAGGATTCTAAAATGGCAGACGATCCGTTTAAAATGTTCAACAACGGCACTCTAGTCATACCACGCCTTAGTGAAAAGGACAATGGCAACTACAGCTGTTCCGCCACCAATGAGTTTGGTAAACATGACGATTCACTATCAATAGTAGTAATACCAAAACCACCCCCACCTGTTGGAAAAGTGATTGACCCACCAGTTATTATTAATAGGGAGAAAATCCCATCAGGACTTCAACCTGCGATCAAAACCTCTCTTAGTAACCCTTTCAAACCGTTCAATATTGATGGAAAGTATAATATCTTCCcaacccttcctccctccattgAAGTTGACACTGAGCGTACAGAGCAAGTGTCCAGACATCCACCCCGCGCCACTAGAACATGTACCTTGACCAGTGAGACGCAGTACATCTCCAACCAGGCCTTCAATGGAAGCCTGGAGGATGCCAGGCAGTATACGTTTGACTTTGGAGTCATAGCCTTAGGGGTGTCGGAGACGGAGGCGAAAGTTAGACTcaatcctctcctccttcccaaaGACGACACAGACCTCCGTCTCAGCGCCTCAGAGGGCTTCCATTCCATCCACAGAGAGCCTCCCGAACGATCAGCGGAAACCAGGAGAGCCCTCGTGGACTCAGGGCTGTATCTGTGTGTCACCTCAGACCACAGACACTCAGCCATCCAGTGGTCCAGGATGGAAGATGGCGTCAACACCTATCTGTTCCGGGACCTACGCCCCGGCGCCAACTACTCCCTCTGTCTCACCTACAGAGGAGAGGACTGTGAGGTGCAGGTCCTCTTCACCACCAGGAAGAGAGTTCCTAACCTGTTGATCATCATAGTCGTCAGCATCTGTCTCCTCACCGTTTCCACCGTGCCCCTGCTGGGGGCGACCTGCTTCCACCTGGTCTACAAATACAGGAACAAGACCTACAAGCTCATCATGAAGGCTAAAGACCACCAGCACCACATGGAGAGGAACCTGGTGGTCAACTTCAACCTGAGGAACTCGTACGCCGAGTCACAGAGGCAGATCACAGCCAgcgagatgggggagggagaggagggagagtgggggagtgggggagagggggagagagagggggacgtgGAGGGGAGTGTGGTGAccgagtccttcactctgtctcagtACAGAGGGAATCTGGATGAGTGTGAGGTGGGGTCAGAGTACAGTGATAGGTTACCGCTAGGGGCGGAGGCTGTTAATATCTCTGGGCACTACAAAGAGCCACACCACTGA